A single region of the Candidatus Marinarcus aquaticus genome encodes:
- a CDS encoding thioredoxin family protein, producing the protein MKILNKYDDIMQFIENNAAVLLYFSGKNCSVCTVLKPKIKESFETHFPKIVLVEVPTDEALETTAKFGVFSLPTMILYIEKKEFLKRGRNMSVPLFVEEVKRVYELYFEDKK; encoded by the coding sequence ATGAAAATTCTAAATAAATATGATGATATCATGCAGTTCATTGAAAACAATGCAGCTGTACTTCTTTATTTTAGTGGTAAGAATTGCTCGGTTTGTACCGTACTTAAACCAAAAATAAAAGAGAGCTTTGAGACACACTTTCCAAAGATTGTTTTGGTTGAAGTTCCAACCGATGAAGCGCTGGAAACCACAGCAAAATTTGGTGTTTTCTCTTTGCCCACCATGATATTATATATTGAGAAAAAAGAGTTTTTAAAACGTGGACGAAACATGAGTGTACCTTTGTTTGTTGAAGAGGTCAAACGTGTTTATGAATTATATTTTGAGGATAAAAAATGA
- a CDS encoding heme-binding domain-containing protein, translating to MKNTLLIIFVLFIAAQIIQTPRDNPLSDPQKEIQAPKEVHAVLKKACYDCHSNQVQYPWYANVAPVSWMISRHVDTARQWVNFSVWEDYTQEEKEKKLKEIFRAAYAAMPLSSYMAMHEKANITMEERKLIRDWTGVRK from the coding sequence ATGAAAAATACATTGCTTATAATTTTTGTACTTTTTATAGCAGCACAAATCATACAAACCCCACGGGATAACCCACTAAGCGATCCACAAAAAGAGATACAAGCACCCAAAGAGGTACATGCAGTATTGAAAAAAGCGTGTTATGATTGTCATTCAAATCAAGTGCAATACCCGTGGTATGCAAATGTTGCACCTGTCTCTTGGATGATTTCACGACATGTGGATACGGCACGACAATGGGTGAACTTTTCTGTATGGGAAGATTATACACAAGAAGAGAAAGAGAAAAAACTCAAAGAGATATTCAGAGCAGCTTATGCAGCAATGCCATTGAGTTCATACATGGCAATGCATGAAAAAGCCAACATTACAATGGAAGAGAGAAAACTCATTCGAGATTGGACAGGGGTTAGGAAATAA
- a CDS encoding potassium channel family protein gives MKKNILIYGYSVLGMKIAHILHDKAYQVTIADYEEKNVIKAQEDGFNAYHLTLLNDSELLDIKVGSGIDSLFCVSGSDPNNLFVTLSARNLDKKLKIVSIAKTRSEAKKFMMAGATKVLNPNELSALRVFRYLTKPKMLEVLDEILFNKSNLQIAEIYIEKNSKLNGTFLRNLSMHKQFNILLLGIMDHEISNKFIFNTRGINHKIDEGDILVIVGDTHKIEKFKESLEKN, from the coding sequence ATGAAAAAAAATATATTGATTTATGGTTACTCGGTGTTGGGGATGAAAATTGCCCATATTTTACACGATAAAGCATACCAAGTCACCATTGCTGATTATGAGGAAAAAAATGTTATAAAAGCACAAGAAGATGGGTTTAATGCTTATCATTTAACCCTTTTAAATGATTCCGAGTTGCTTGATATTAAAGTGGGTTCAGGCATCGATTCTCTTTTTTGTGTCAGTGGCAGTGATCCCAATAATCTTTTTGTAACGCTTTCAGCTCGGAATTTGGATAAAAAACTTAAAATAGTCTCCATTGCCAAAACACGTTCTGAAGCAAAAAAATTTATGATGGCAGGAGCAACAAAAGTTTTAAACCCGAATGAACTGAGTGCCTTAAGAGTGTTTCGTTATTTAACCAAACCAAAAATGTTGGAGGTGCTTGATGAAATTTTGTTCAACAAATCCAACTTGCAAATTGCAGAAATTTATATTGAAAAGAATTCAAAATTAAATGGCACATTTTTGAGAAATTTGAGCATGCATAAGCAGTTTAATATATTACTTCTTGGTATAATGGACCATGAAATAAGCAACAAATTTATCTTTAATACCAGAGGGATAAACCATAAAATTGATGAGGGAGATATTTTGGTGATTGTAGGAGATACCCATAAAATAGAGAAATTTAAAGAAAGTTTGGAAAAAAACTAA
- a CDS encoding DUF1538 domain-containing protein — protein MMQFNFFLKLLKESFRDLMPIILVILFFQLAIIQAVPEDWQYTAVGLLIVGVGLAVFLQGLEIGIFPVGEGLAQGFAKSGSVFWILFFGFLIGFGTTIAEPALAVIADKAASISSGRIDATVLRIVVAGSVGFAILLGVFRIIKGHPIHYYIIVGYILVVGVTFFAPQEIIGLAYDLGGVTTSTVTVPLVAALGIGLASSIKGRNPVIDGFGLIAFASLTPMIFVQIYGIAVYNLVEAKDVAQVVVETVVSTPKDMTPTAILTGIFNVIKDVAPIIFIILFFQYGVLKKPINNLKTVVLGFALVIIGLYAFILGLEMGLFSLGETMAYQLTKRDSVFVIYAFAFAIGFSTTMAEPALMAIAKKAKEISDGKINDFALRIFVSFGVAFGIALGAFRIIDGGHIHYYIIVGYLIVIILTFIAPKYIIPIAYDSGGVTTSTVTVPLVAALGIGLATNIEGRSPLIDGFGLIAFASLFPMITVMLYGVLTEKLGVKSDTEIETANILKDALVDAEDMSLATVNIDGTDRRHSLKMQFYAVVFIVPKDKKVDAIQAASAAGASGVTVLDADGIGLNEMNNFYRTSFEANDLLLLFLLPEIKVKPVINAIIHSLHITTSGKGVVFAFPLTHMKGISLSRHEIFEVKHEEKVKEQEEQEEQKDDENSK, from the coding sequence ATGATGCAGTTTAACTTTTTTCTCAAACTTTTAAAAGAGTCGTTTCGTGATCTGATGCCAATTATTTTGGTGATTTTGTTTTTCCAATTGGCAATCATTCAAGCTGTACCTGAAGACTGGCAGTATACAGCTGTTGGACTTTTAATTGTTGGTGTGGGACTGGCCGTATTTTTACAAGGTCTTGAAATTGGAATTTTCCCTGTGGGAGAAGGACTTGCACAAGGTTTTGCAAAATCAGGTTCTGTTTTTTGGATTCTGTTTTTTGGATTTTTAATTGGTTTTGGTACCACCATTGCAGAACCAGCATTGGCTGTTATTGCAGATAAAGCTGCATCCATTTCAAGCGGAAGAATTGATGCAACCGTACTTCGAATTGTTGTAGCTGGTTCGGTTGGATTTGCTATTTTACTTGGGGTGTTTCGAATCATTAAGGGACATCCAATTCACTACTACATCATAGTAGGGTATATCTTAGTTGTTGGGGTGACCTTTTTTGCACCACAAGAGATTATTGGTTTGGCCTATGACTTAGGGGGTGTGACCACATCAACGGTGACGGTACCTTTGGTTGCAGCACTTGGTATTGGTTTAGCCTCATCCATTAAAGGGCGAAATCCAGTTATCGATGGTTTTGGTCTTATTGCGTTTGCATCATTAACCCCTATGATTTTTGTGCAAATTTATGGAATAGCTGTATACAATCTTGTTGAAGCAAAAGATGTCGCGCAAGTGGTTGTAGAAACCGTAGTTTCAACACCAAAAGATATGACACCTACGGCTATTTTGACGGGTATTTTTAATGTTATTAAAGACGTTGCCCCAATTATTTTTATCATTCTGTTTTTTCAATATGGGGTGCTTAAAAAACCAATCAATAACTTAAAAACGGTTGTCCTTGGATTTGCTTTAGTGATTATTGGTTTGTATGCGTTTATTCTTGGTTTAGAGATGGGGCTTTTCTCATTAGGTGAAACCATGGCGTATCAACTGACTAAAAGAGACTCGGTATTTGTTATTTATGCCTTTGCTTTTGCCATTGGTTTTTCAACCACAATGGCAGAGCCTGCACTCATGGCGATTGCTAAAAAAGCAAAAGAGATCAGTGATGGTAAAATCAACGATTTCGCACTTCGTATCTTCGTATCATTTGGGGTTGCTTTTGGTATTGCTTTAGGGGCATTCAGAATCATTGATGGTGGACACATTCACTACTATATCATTGTAGGATACCTCATTGTGATCATTTTAACGTTCATTGCGCCGAAGTATATTATTCCTATTGCATATGACAGTGGAGGAGTGACAACTTCAACGGTGACCGTGCCTTTAGTAGCTGCACTTGGTATTGGACTGGCAACGAATATTGAAGGACGAAGTCCTCTTATTGACGGATTTGGGTTAATCGCATTTGCTTCACTTTTTCCTATGATTACGGTGATGTTGTATGGGGTACTCACTGAAAAACTGGGTGTTAAATCTGATACTGAGATTGAAACAGCCAATATCTTAAAAGATGCATTGGTTGATGCAGAAGATATGAGTTTAGCCACGGTGAATATCGATGGAACAGACCGACGTCACTCACTTAAAATGCAATTTTATGCGGTGGTATTTATTGTACCAAAAGATAAAAAAGTGGATGCCATTCAAGCAGCAAGTGCAGCTGGTGCTTCAGGAGTAACGGTTTTAGATGCGGATGGAATAGGACTTAATGAAATGAATAATTTCTATCGTACTTCATTTGAAGCCAATGATTTATTGCTTCTGTTTTTATTGCCTGAAATTAAAGTTAAACCTGTCATTAACGCCATTATTCACAGCTTGCATATTACCACCAGTGGAAAAGGGGTAGTGTTTGCTTTCCCTCTTACACACATGAAAGGTATCAGCTTGAGTCGTCATGAGATTTTTGAAGTCAAACATGAAGAGAAAGTCAAAGAACAAGAAGAGCAAGAAGAACAAAAAGACGATGAAAATTCTAAATAA